From Mycobacterium lacus, one genomic window encodes:
- a CDS encoding neutral ceramidase produces the protein MLRVGRGIADITGESADCGMLGYGKADQRAAGIHLRLRSRAFVFDDGHARLLLVVAELPLPMQNVTDEVLRRLADSYGDTYSLRNTLITTTHTHSGPGGYCGHLLYNLTTSGFRPATFAAIVDGIVESVNHAHGDVAPAEVTLSHGELHGASINRSPSAFDRNPPSDRAFFPSRIDPHTTLVRIDRGDRTVGAIHFFATHGTSMTNRNCLISGDNKGFAAYHWERTVGGADYLAGQPDFIAAFAQTNAGDMSPHVDGPITGASTPHRELENTRRTGLCQFEDACAQLNNATPIGAGIDARFTYVDLSSVLVRGEYAPDGQPHRTGRPMIAAATMAGTDEGEGFHGFHQGRNPFWDRLSSAIYRLATSARAVHAPKGVVVPAHLVNRIHPFVEEVVPIHLVRIGRLYLIGIPGEPTIVAGLRLRRTVASIVGADLADVLCVGYCNAYIHYVTTPEEYLEQRYEGGSTLFGRWELPALMQTVAGLATAMRDGRPATPTQAPRPKRPLSWVRNPPADSGSFGTVAAEPSATYRPGETVEAVFVSALPNNDLRRKHTYLEVLRHEGTVWIRVADDGDWSTRFQWQRHGRNGSRVTISWDIPADTPPGRYRIVHHGSARDRAGALAAFTGTTREFAIC, from the coding sequence ATGCTTCGCGTGGGACGCGGTATTGCCGATATCACCGGCGAGTCAGCGGATTGCGGCATGCTCGGCTACGGCAAGGCCGATCAGCGCGCGGCCGGTATCCACCTTCGACTTCGGTCTCGGGCGTTCGTCTTCGACGACGGGCATGCGCGCTTACTGCTGGTTGTGGCTGAGCTGCCACTGCCTATGCAAAACGTGACCGATGAAGTACTGCGGCGGCTGGCGGATTCCTATGGCGATACCTACTCGTTGCGGAACACACTGATAACGACGACCCACACGCATTCCGGGCCCGGCGGGTACTGCGGACACCTGCTGTACAACCTGACGACGAGCGGTTTCCGCCCGGCGACATTCGCGGCGATCGTCGACGGAATTGTCGAATCGGTGAACCATGCACACGGCGATGTGGCGCCGGCCGAGGTGACGCTATCCCACGGCGAGTTGCACGGCGCAAGCATCAATCGTTCACCATCGGCGTTCGACCGCAACCCGCCGTCCGACAGAGCATTCTTCCCGAGCCGCATCGACCCCCATACCACGCTGGTGCGTATCGATCGGGGTGACCGCACCGTGGGCGCGATCCATTTCTTCGCCACCCACGGCACGAGTATGACCAATCGCAACTGCCTGATCTCCGGGGATAACAAGGGCTTCGCCGCTTATCACTGGGAACGCACTGTGGGCGGCGCGGATTACCTCGCCGGTCAGCCCGACTTCATCGCTGCGTTCGCGCAGACGAACGCGGGCGACATGAGCCCGCACGTCGACGGGCCCATCACTGGCGCATCCACACCGCACCGGGAGTTGGAGAACACCCGCCGTACAGGGTTGTGCCAGTTCGAGGATGCATGCGCGCAGTTGAACAACGCGACACCGATCGGCGCCGGCATCGATGCCCGGTTCACCTATGTCGATCTCAGCTCGGTTCTCGTGCGGGGCGAATACGCGCCCGACGGTCAACCGCACCGTACCGGGCGCCCGATGATTGCCGCCGCGACCATGGCGGGGACCGACGAGGGCGAAGGGTTCCACGGCTTTCATCAAGGCCGAAACCCGTTCTGGGACAGATTATCCAGTGCCATCTACCGGTTGGCGACGTCGGCGCGGGCGGTACACGCTCCCAAAGGCGTAGTGGTGCCCGCCCACCTGGTGAACCGGATACATCCGTTTGTCGAAGAAGTCGTTCCCATTCATCTCGTGCGGATCGGCCGGCTCTATCTGATCGGCATCCCGGGCGAGCCGACCATCGTCGCGGGCCTTCGACTGCGTCGCACGGTGGCTTCGATCGTTGGCGCCGACCTGGCCGACGTGCTCTGCGTGGGCTACTGCAATGCCTACATCCATTACGTGACGACGCCCGAAGAGTATCTGGAACAGCGCTACGAGGGTGGAAGCACATTGTTTGGCCGGTGGGAATTGCCCGCCCTGATGCAGACCGTAGCCGGACTCGCCACCGCAATGCGAGACGGCCGTCCGGCAACGCCGACCCAGGCTCCCCGGCCCAAGCGACCGCTGAGCTGGGTCCGCAACCCCCCAGCCGATAGCGGATCGTTTGGAACAGTTGCCGCTGAGCCATCTGCGACCTACCGACCCGGCGAGACTGTAGAAGCCGTATTTGTCAGCGCACTGCCCAATAACGATCTGCGCCGCAAGCACACCTATCTCGAAGTGCTACGCCACGAAGGGACGGTTTGGATACGAGTAGCCGACGACGGCGACTGGTCGACGCGCTTCCAATGGCAGCGGCACGGGCGGAATGGGTCGCGCGTCACCATCAGTTGGGATATTCCTGCCGATACCCCACCCGGGCGATACCGAATCGTGCACCACGGCAGCGCACGAGACCGCGCCGGCGCGCTAGCGGCATTTACGGGAACGACCCGCGAGTTCGCTATCTGCTGA